The genome window ATGTATTAAAAGTAAGAATATATGGTGCTGAATATACAGTACGTGGTTCAGCTGATGAAAAGTACATGAAAAAGGTTTCAGAGTATGTAAATCAGAAAATGATGGAGATAGACAGGACTACACGTATTGACTCTTCGCTTAAAGTTGCAATACTTGCATCTTTAAATATTACGGACGAATTGTTGAAATTGCGGCAGGAAAATGAAATTATCCGAGCAGAATTGATTGAAAAAATTGAGCGTTTAAATAAAATTATTGATCGGGAAATACTCGAGAAAGTTTGAAATTAACATCCCCGCAGGATAGAAATCCCTTTAACACTCGGAATTTATTCCGTTGTAGTGTTGCCTTCTATATCCGGGGATTTTTTAATAGAATGGAGGTATTATGGATATTGAACTGGTTATATTAATTTCCTCTGGAGTTGGCCTTTTAATGTTTTTCCTTGGCTGGGTTGTAAGTACCAAAATTGGCCAGGGCAAAGTAGCCAATGCAGAGAAATTAGCTGAAAAAATAGTATCCGAAGCTGAAAAAGAAGCTTCAGCACTTAAAAATCAAAAAATACTTGAAGCAAAAGAGGAGTGGTACAAACAGAAACAAACTTTTGAAAAGGAAACTTTTCAGCAACGTCAGGAAATTGACAGACAGAAAAGAAAGATTGAAAAACGTACCATTGAACAGGATAGAAGGCTTGAGCACCTTAACAGGAGAGAAGGTGAAATAAAAAGCCTTGAACAAAGCGTTAAAGCCCGTACTGTAAATCTGGCAAGAAAACAGGAAGAGCTTGATAAAATTATTGACAAACAGAATAAAAGGCTTGAAAAAATATCAGGAATGTCGAATGAGGAGGCACTTCGCGAACTGAAGGAAAACCTTCTTTCAAAGGCAAAACAAGAAGCCGCCCAAATGATCAAGGAGATTAAAGATCAGGCACGTCTCAGTGCAAATAAAGAGGCAAAAGAAGTTGTTATCTCTGCAATTCAGCGTACTGCTGCTGATCATTCCGTTGAAACTACAGTAAGTGTTGTTCATCTTCCAAACGACGAAATGAAGGGTAGAATAATTGGCCGTGAAGGAAGAAATATTCGATCTTTTGAAACAGCAACAGGAATAGATGTTATTGTTGATGATACACCGGAAGCTGTTATTCTTTCCGGATTTGATCCATACAGGCGTGAAATAGCCAAACGGGCGCTTGAAAAGCTAATTACAGACGGAAGGATTCATCCGGGGAGAATTGAAGAAGTTGTAGAAAAGGCACGCTCTGAACTTGAAGAACATTTAGTGGAACTCGGAGAACAGGCAATGCTGCAGACAGGAGTGCACGGGCTTCATCCGGAGCTTGTACGGCTGCTTGGTAAACTTAATTATAGAACAAGTTACGGCCAGAATGTACTACAGCATAATATTGAAGTAGCACATCTTTCCGGATTAATGGCTGTCGAACTGGGGCTTGATGCAGTGGTTGCAAAACGTGCAGGCCTTCTGCATGATATTGGGAAAGCAATTGACATGGATGTTGAGGGTACGCATTTTCAATTAGGAGCAGACCTCGCAAAAAAATACGGTGAAGGCCCGATTGTACAAAATGCTATTGCTTCCCATCATGGCGAAATAGAGATGATATCACCGATATCTGCTCTTGTTCAGGCAGCAGACGCAATATCAGGTTCACGCCCGGGAGCAAGAAGAGAAACTCTTGAAGGATACATCAAAAGGTTAGAGAAACTTGAAGGTATAGCAGAATCATTTCAGGGTGTACAAAAAACCTATGCAATTCAGGCAGGAAGAGAAATAAGGGTACTTGTTCAGCCGGATAAAATGAATGATGCTCTTGCAGACCAGCTTGCAACTGATATTGCTGAAAAAATCCAGTCTGAAATGGAGTACCCAGGACAGATTAAAGTAACTGTAATAAGAGAGTACCGTGCAGTTGATTATGCAAAATAAGAAGGATAATATAACTTGAATAATTCCAGCAGGATAAATATCCTGTTTATTGCGGATGTTGTAGGTTCCGAAGGGTTTGATGCAGTATCATCTCTCATTCAGAAAGTTAAAAATGCTAATGATATAAATTTTACCGTGTTAAACGGTGAAAATTCAGCATCAGGCAAAGGATTAACAGGAAAGATTGCAGAAGATTATTTCTCCCTTGGTGTTGATGTAATTACAAGCGGAAACCATATCTGGAATAAACGGCAGATATATTCTTTACTGGATTCTAATAAAGATATTCTAAGGCCGTCGAATTATGCTGAAAGCTGCCCGGGGCATGGTACAAGAATCAAAGAAACGGCAAATGGAATTCAAATTGCTGTAATAAACCTGCAGGGCAGAAGTTTCATGTATCCGATTGACTGCCCTTTTCAGAAAGCTATGCAGGAAATTGCAATTTTAAAGAAGAGCGGAGTTAAAATAATTTTCATTGATTTTCATGCAGAAGCTACAGCCGAAAAAATGGCATTGGCATGGTATCTTGACGGAAAAGTCAGCGCAGTTGTAGGTACGCATACCCATGTACAAACTGCTGATGAAAGAGTTTTACCTTCAGGAACTGCCTATATTTCCGATGCAGGTATGACAGGATCTTTTAATTCTGTCATAGGTATGGATAAAGAAACTGCAATTAGCAGATTTTTAACACAAATGCCTGTTTATTATAAAGGTGCTCATGGAAATTCAAAATTCTGCGGAGTTGTCGTATCTGTGGATGCATCAACAGGAAGAGCATTTTCAATTAAACGAATTCAGCTTGATATGGATAAACACTCGACTGATTAAAAGGATGTTTGTTATGGCACTAATTCTTGACGGAAAACATATATCAAAAATTGTAAAAGCTGAAGTGGCAAAGGAAGTATCGGATTTAAAAAATAAAGATATTTTTCCGAAGCTTGCCGTCATACTTGTAGGTAATAATGCAGCATCTCAAATTTATGTTAGAAGTAAAGAGAGAGCATGTAAAAAAGCAGGAATTATTTCAGATACCATTACCTTTTCTTCCGATATCTCCGAAAATGAGCTGAAAACAAAAATTATTGAACTGAATAATGACAAATCTGTTCACGGTATTCTTGTTCAGCTTCCATTACCCGCAGGATTTAACGAAGAAAGTGTTATAGAAACAATTTCTCCTCAAAAGGATGTTGATGGATTCCATCCGATCAATTTTGGCAGGCTTTCTGCAGGAATAACTGAAAATCTTTTTGTTCCGGCAACACCTGCCGGAGTAATTGAACTTTTAAAAAGATACGACATTAGTACCGCAGGGTTAAATGTGGTAATAGTCGGAAGAAGCTCAATAGTAGGCAAACCTCTTGGAATGCTTTTTTTAAGAAGGGGTAATCTCGGAGACGCAACAGTTACCATTGCTCATTCGAAATCTGAGGATTTAAAAAATATTACAAAAAATGCTGATATTTTAATTGCTGCGACAGGCAGGCCTAATCTTATTACAAAAGATATGATTAAGAAAGGAGCTGTCGTAATAGATGTCGGAATCAATCGAGTCCCTGACAAAAATTCAGAAAAAGGATATAAAATTACAGGTGATGTAGATTTTGAATCCGTTTCACAAAAAGCATCTGCAATTACACCTGTTCCGGGAGGAGTGGGCCCTATGACGATTGCAATGCTTTTAAAGAATACTATTTACGCTGCAAAAATGTTAAATAAAAGGAGTAAGCGGTGAGATTATCGCAGGCATACATACCCACACAAAAAGAGATCCCCTCAGATGCTGTAATTCCAAGCCACCAGTTAATGCTTCGTGCAGGGTTTGTAAAACCTCTTGCTGCAGGGATATATTCTATCCTTCCTATTGGCTGGAAAATAATGAAAAAAATTATGGAAATTATACGCCATGAGATGGATAGTATCGGAGCTCAGGAACTTCACCTGCCTGCATTAAACCCAATTGAATTGTGGAATGAAAGCGGAAGGAACGAAAATTTCGGAGACGAAATGTTCCGTTTAAAAGACAGAAAGGGAAGAGAGCTCGCACTTGCTCCGACACATGAAGAAATCATTTGTGATCTTGCCAGAAAATATATACGATCATATAAAGATCTGCCTCAAATCTGGTATCAGATTCAAACAAAATTCCGCGATGAACCCAGGCCCCGCTCAGGTGTTATGCGTACGAGGCAATTTACAATGAAAGATTCTTATTCTATGGATGCAGATCCTGAAGGGATGAAGAAATCATACGATCTGCATGCAGAAGCTTATAAAAAGATTTTCAGTAGATGTGGTATAAAATTCCATATTGTTGGAGCTTCTTCTGGTTTGATGGGGGGGAGGGCTTCACAGGAATTTATGATGGAATCTGAACACGGTGAAGATTTAATTGTACTCTGTGATAAATGTGGTTATGCTACCAATATGGAAGTAGCTGTTTCAAACGCTGAAGATGTGCAGATATCAAAATCATTCGATTCTTTGACTGAAATCCATACACCTGATAAAAAAACAATTCAGGAAGTTTCATCATTTCTAAATATCAAACCTTACGAGTTAATTAAATCTATTGTATATATTAAAAATAAAAATGAACCTGTTATTGCATTGATACGCGGTGATCATGAAATTAACGAAGAAAAACTGTCATTTTACCTTGAAGCTCCAATAAGGCCGGCACATTCTGAAGAAGTGAAAAATATTTGCGGGGCTGAAGTCGGATTTATCGGGCCCATAGGCCTTAAAGATAAAAACAGCATTATTATTGCGGATAATGCTTTAAAAAATATGAAAAATCTTATTGCCGGAGCTAATAAAGAAAATTATCATCTCGGCGGTATTAATGTTGAAAATGATTTAAAGAATGCAGCCTTTTTTGATATAAGGAATGTTGTTCAGGGAGATACTTGTAAAACCTGCGGTTCGCCTTTACGTATTACAAATGCAATTGAGCTGGGCCATATCTTTCAACTCGGTACACGTTATGCATCTGCTATGAAAACTACATTCCTTGATTCATCAGGCAAAGAAAATCCTGTTTACATGGGAAGTTACGGTATAGGAGTTGAAAGGCTTACAGCATCAATTATTGAGCAGAATCATGACGCAAAAGGAATGGTTTGGGAACCATTTCTCACACCTTTCCATGTTCATATTATTCCTATTAACGTTAGTAATGAAGAAATTGTTAAGGAATCGGAAGCCATTTATTCTTTGTGTACAGCCAATTCAATTGATGCATTGATTGACGACAGAAATGTTTCTCCTGGTTTTAAATTCAAGGATGCTGATCTTCTCGGTATGCCAATTCAGATAATAGTCGGTAAAAAATGGATTGAAGAAAACAAAATTGAATTTAAAATAAGGAAAACAGGAGAAACATTTCTTATTGACAGCTCCAATATAATCGATAAAATCAAAACATTGCTGTCAATTAACGGAGCGTCGGCAGAATAAAGGAGTAGTGATATGGGTTCAAGAAAAAAATCTAAAATCATTACGGTTTCGATAAATATTTCCGATATTAAATTAAACAAAGGCCTTTTAAACCTGCCGGACAATTTAACAGATCCTAAAGGGTTACGCGATCACCTTCTTGCTATTTTTAAGCCTTCTTCCGGAATCATGGAGGGTTTTGTTGATGGAAGACAGGTTGTTATCCAATGGTATCCGGTTGAAGTAAATGAACAAGCTGAGAAATTAAGCAGGATCGCATCAAAACTTTTACGAGAAAAGGATTTCAATAAAGCTTCTCAAATACTTGAAAAAGCATTGGTTATAAATAACAATGATGTTGAATATCTCTACAAATTGGGACTCATATTTTTCGGACAAAAACAGTATGAACAAACTATTTTGTATCTGAAAAAAGCCATAAATATCTGCCCGATTCATTTCAGAGCTAATTTATTAACAGGCATTACTCTCATAAAACTCCGCAAAGTAGAATCTGCTGAAAAATATTTTTTGCTCAGTAATATTTTTAATAAAACCAGTGTTTTGCCATATTTAAATCTTGGTGCAATATTTACTATTAAGAAAGAATACACTAAGGCAATAAATATGTTTAACGGCTGTATTGATCTTGCACCTAATGAAAGCCGTGCATATCTTGGATTGGCAAGAATTTATACTATGTTAAATGATATTGACTCGGCAAATTTAAACTTTAAAAAGGTCATTGAATTATCTCCGGGATCAAAGATTGCTGAACTTGCACAAAGATCAATTAAAGTTTCAGGCAAAAGCTTAAATTCTTCTGATAACGATAAAAATTTAAAAACCCAAAAAACTGCAGAAGAACAACCTCTGTCAGTAGGAGTTCACCAATTTCTGACTCATAACTACTCAGGATCATTAAACCAGTTTAAGAATTACCTTAACAGGCATCCTCTTGATCATTTTGTGTGGTATCTTCTTGGCGAAACACAGCTCAGAACCGGTAATTTTGAAGGTGCAGTAATAAGTTTTAGAAAAGCTATAAATCTTTATAAAAAAAGAGGGCTTTATTTTAAGGGAGTGGGGATATCTTTTTATTATCAAAATAAATATCCTGAAGCTGCAGATGCTTTAAAACATGCAATACAACTTGGGAAAAATGATTCATTATGTTTTACACTGCTTGGTGTTTGTAATGTATATTTGAACAGAATCGATGAGTCCGAAATGATTTTCAAGCAGGCTTTACAAAAAAATCCCAATAATCCATTAGCGATTTATTTCTCTTCGCAAAATAAAATAAAGAGGGGAGAGACAAAAGAGGCTTACAAGGATCTTAAAAAAGTCATTAATTTTCAATACCACATACCTTTGAAAACTAATGTAAAAAAACTTATACAATCAATTCAGATTTAAAATGAAGCAGTTAATCAGAATTTCTAAAGTTGCTGAAAATCCTTCAAATGTAAACAATATTGTTTCTATACTGAATAGTGCTCTTGATTCAGCGGATCCTTTTGATCTTTCGGGAAAGTCAATAGATATTAGAGGTAAAAAACTTGAAATCAGAGACGTTTACGGAAAATTATCATCATTTGATCTTTCCAAATTTAATAAAATTATACTCATTGGTATTGGAAAAGCTTGTGCTCCAATTGCAAAACATCTCGAATTAATTTTAACAAATAAAATTTCAACCGGACTGCTTATTGTTAAATATGGATACAAAACCAATTTAAAATGCATAGAAATTAAAGAAGCAGGACATCCGATACCGGATAATAACGGATTACATGCAACAAACATAGTAACAAATTTATTAAAAAATGCCTCTAAAGATACTTTAATCCTGTTTATTGTAACAGGTGGAGGTTCTTCTTTGTTTGTGAGCCCGGAAAACGGCATAGATTTTAATGATCTGCAAACATTCAGCAACATCCTTTTAAAAAGCGGGCTTTCAATTCAGGAAATGAATATTTTAAGAACATCTGTGTCAAAAATAAAAGGCGGAAGATTATCCGAAATTGCATATCCTGCAACTGTTGTTTCTCTAATTGTTTCAGATGTCCCTGGAAATAATTTAGAGTCAATAGCTTCAGGGCCTACAATCTCTACAAATATAGAATACTCAGATTGCATTAACTTACTGAAATACAAAAAAATATACGAGATAATTCCTTCTTCAATAAAGAATTTTTACCTAAATAACAAAAATAAAATACGTAAAACCCGCACATTAAATTCATATAATATACTTTTAGGCTCAAACAGAATATGTTTGGAAAACGCCGGAAATGCTGCTGTAAAACTTGGCTATTTTACTCATATTCTCACAGATTCTCTATCAGGCCCAATTGAACATTGCGTGGATAAATTCACAGATATTTTAAAACAAAGTCAAAGATATCATAAACCTTTTTGTATTCTTAGTGGAGGTGAAACAGAAGTAGCTGTAAAAAAAGGAGGTAAAGGCGGAAGAAATCAGCATTTCGCATTACTCTTTGCGAGAGAAACATATAATATTGATATAAATAACAAAATTACATTTGCATCCCTTGGTACTGATGGTGGTGACGGAAAATGTGATGTTGCTGGTGCGGTCATTGATAGAGAAAAATTAAAAAAGACTGTTGAAAAAAAAGAAATTGAAAAATATTTGGAAAGATTTGATTCATATGGATTTTTCAAAAAATACGGGGGGCACATAATAACAGGGCCGACAAATACAAATTTCATGGACATTCAGGCTCTTCTTATTGACTAAACACTTCGCATAATAAATATTATGTTTACTTTAGAATGGCTGTTCGCATTATTACTTTTTAATTTGCTGATCTCCTCCTCCCCCCTGCATATAATTAATTTTTTTCCCAGGGTGGTTTCCTCATTTTAACAATTCTATTTATTTTCATTTTCCCTTTTTTTATAGTAAAAATAACTTTATCATTTGGTTTTGCATCTTTAATCATATTTGTCATATGCCTGATATTTATAATGCTTAATCCCTGAAATTCAATTAAAG of bacterium contains these proteins:
- a CDS encoding TIGR00282 family metallophosphoesterase, coding for MNILFIADVVGSEGFDAVSSLIQKVKNANDINFTVLNGENSASGKGLTGKIAEDYFSLGVDVITSGNHIWNKRQIYSLLDSNKDILRPSNYAESCPGHGTRIKETANGIQIAVINLQGRSFMYPIDCPFQKAMQEIAILKKSGVKIIFIDFHAEATAEKMALAWYLDGKVSAVVGTHTHVQTADERVLPSGTAYISDAGMTGSFNSVIGMDKETAISRFLTQMPVYYKGAHGNSKFCGVVVSVDASTGRAFSIKRIQLDMDKHSTD
- a CDS encoding tetratricopeptide repeat protein, whose product is MGSRKKSKIITVSINISDIKLNKGLLNLPDNLTDPKGLRDHLLAIFKPSSGIMEGFVDGRQVVIQWYPVEVNEQAEKLSRIASKLLREKDFNKASQILEKALVINNNDVEYLYKLGLIFFGQKQYEQTILYLKKAINICPIHFRANLLTGITLIKLRKVESAEKYFLLSNIFNKTSVLPYLNLGAIFTIKKEYTKAINMFNGCIDLAPNESRAYLGLARIYTMLNDIDSANLNFKKVIELSPGSKIAELAQRSIKVSGKSLNSSDNDKNLKTQKTAEEQPLSVGVHQFLTHNYSGSLNQFKNYLNRHPLDHFVWYLLGETQLRTGNFEGAVISFRKAINLYKKRGLYFKGVGISFYYQNKYPEAADALKHAIQLGKNDSLCFTLLGVCNVYLNRIDESEMIFKQALQKNPNNPLAIYFSSQNKIKRGETKEAYKDLKKVINFQYHIPLKTNVKKLIQSIQI
- the rny gene encoding ribonuclease Y, yielding MDIELVILISSGVGLLMFFLGWVVSTKIGQGKVANAEKLAEKIVSEAEKEASALKNQKILEAKEEWYKQKQTFEKETFQQRQEIDRQKRKIEKRTIEQDRRLEHLNRREGEIKSLEQSVKARTVNLARKQEELDKIIDKQNKRLEKISGMSNEEALRELKENLLSKAKQEAAQMIKEIKDQARLSANKEAKEVVISAIQRTAADHSVETTVSVVHLPNDEMKGRIIGREGRNIRSFETATGIDVIVDDTPEAVILSGFDPYRREIAKRALEKLITDGRIHPGRIEEVVEKARSELEEHLVELGEQAMLQTGVHGLHPELVRLLGKLNYRTSYGQNVLQHNIEVAHLSGLMAVELGLDAVVAKRAGLLHDIGKAIDMDVEGTHFQLGADLAKKYGEGPIVQNAIASHHGEIEMISPISALVQAADAISGSRPGARRETLEGYIKRLEKLEGIAESFQGVQKTYAIQAGREIRVLVQPDKMNDALADQLATDIAEKIQSEMEYPGQIKVTVIREYRAVDYAK
- a CDS encoding proline--tRNA ligase, with translation MRLSQAYIPTQKEIPSDAVIPSHQLMLRAGFVKPLAAGIYSILPIGWKIMKKIMEIIRHEMDSIGAQELHLPALNPIELWNESGRNENFGDEMFRLKDRKGRELALAPTHEEIICDLARKYIRSYKDLPQIWYQIQTKFRDEPRPRSGVMRTRQFTMKDSYSMDADPEGMKKSYDLHAEAYKKIFSRCGIKFHIVGASSGLMGGRASQEFMMESEHGEDLIVLCDKCGYATNMEVAVSNAEDVQISKSFDSLTEIHTPDKKTIQEVSSFLNIKPYELIKSIVYIKNKNEPVIALIRGDHEINEEKLSFYLEAPIRPAHSEEVKNICGAEVGFIGPIGLKDKNSIIIADNALKNMKNLIAGANKENYHLGGINVENDLKNAAFFDIRNVVQGDTCKTCGSPLRITNAIELGHIFQLGTRYASAMKTTFLDSSGKENPVYMGSYGIGVERLTASIIEQNHDAKGMVWEPFLTPFHVHIIPINVSNEEIVKESEAIYSLCTANSIDALIDDRNVSPGFKFKDADLLGMPIQIIVGKKWIEENKIEFKIRKTGETFLIDSSNIIDKIKTLLSINGASAE
- a CDS encoding cell division protein ZapA, whose product is MCSDKNVLKVRIYGAEYTVRGSADEKYMKKVSEYVNQKMMEIDRTTRIDSSLKVAILASLNITDELLKLRQENEIIRAELIEKIERLNKIIDREILEKV
- a CDS encoding DUF4147 domain-containing protein, whose translation is MKQLIRISKVAENPSNVNNIVSILNSALDSADPFDLSGKSIDIRGKKLEIRDVYGKLSSFDLSKFNKIILIGIGKACAPIAKHLELILTNKISTGLLIVKYGYKTNLKCIEIKEAGHPIPDNNGLHATNIVTNLLKNASKDTLILFIVTGGGSSLFVSPENGIDFNDLQTFSNILLKSGLSIQEMNILRTSVSKIKGGRLSEIAYPATVVSLIVSDVPGNNLESIASGPTISTNIEYSDCINLLKYKKIYEIIPSSIKNFYLNNKNKIRKTRTLNSYNILLGSNRICLENAGNAAVKLGYFTHILTDSLSGPIEHCVDKFTDILKQSQRYHKPFCILSGGETEVAVKKGGKGGRNQHFALLFARETYNIDINNKITFASLGTDGGDGKCDVAGAVIDREKLKKTVEKKEIEKYLERFDSYGFFKKYGGHIITGPTNTNFMDIQALLID
- the folD gene encoding bifunctional methylenetetrahydrofolate dehydrogenase/methenyltetrahydrofolate cyclohydrolase FolD, yielding MALILDGKHISKIVKAEVAKEVSDLKNKDIFPKLAVILVGNNAASQIYVRSKERACKKAGIISDTITFSSDISENELKTKIIELNNDKSVHGILVQLPLPAGFNEESVIETISPQKDVDGFHPINFGRLSAGITENLFVPATPAGVIELLKRYDISTAGLNVVIVGRSSIVGKPLGMLFLRRGNLGDATVTIAHSKSEDLKNITKNADILIAATGRPNLITKDMIKKGAVVIDVGINRVPDKNSEKGYKITGDVDFESVSQKASAITPVPGGVGPMTIAMLLKNTIYAAKMLNKRSKR